A region from the Pogoniulus pusillus isolate bPogPus1 chromosome 13, bPogPus1.pri, whole genome shotgun sequence genome encodes:
- the SPSB3 gene encoding SPRY domain-containing SOCS box protein 3 isoform X1, whose product MSREGKVAYLSGSSMARRARSSRAWHFVLSGVRREADSRAGTLAQRGWGYDSDGQHSDSDSEAELSSLSPSIPSAIPVTGESYCNCESQSQAPYCAGLHALHRLKDCRCGEEDEDFDWVWDDLNKSTATQLSCDNRKVNFHMEYSCGTAAIRGTKELAEGQHFWEIKMTSPVYGTDMMVGIGTSDVNLDKYRHTFCSLLGKDEDSWGLSYTGLLHHKGDKTNFSSRFGQGSIIGVHLDTWHGTLTFFKNRKCIGVAATKLQNKKFYPMVCSTAAKSSMKVIRSCASCTSLQYLCCFRLRQLLPNYVDTLEVLPLPPGLKQVLHNKLGWVLSMNYSISKPSSSSSSSGSDSDSSDAEACQRKRCRRI is encoded by the exons ATGTCCCGGGAGGGGAAAGTAG CCTACCTGTctggcagcagcatggcacGGCGTGcccgcagcagcagagcctggcactttgTGCTCAGCGGGGTGCGGCGTGAGGCCGACAGCCGGGCGGGCACCTTGGCACAGCGCGGCTGGGGCTATGACTCCGACGGGCAG cacagtgACTCGGACTCGGAGGCGGAGCTGTCCTCGCTGTCGCCCTCCATCCCCAGCGCCATCCCTGTCACCGGCGAGTCTTACTGCAACTGCGAGAGCCAGAGCCAGGCGCCCTACTGCGCCGGCCTGCACGCCCTGCACCGCCTCAAGGACTGCCGCTGTGGCGAGGAGGACGAGG ATTTTGACTGGGTGTGGGACGACCTGAACAAGTCCACGGCCACGCAGCTGAGCTGTGACAATCGCAAGGTGAACTTCCACATGGAGTACAGCTGCGGCACTGCCGCCATCCGCGGCACCAAGGAGCTGGCCGAGGGGCAGCACTTCTGGGAGATCAAGATGACCTCTCCAGTCTATGGCACAGACATG ATGGTGGGAATTGGGACGTCGGATGTGAACCTGGACAAGTACCGGCacaccttctgcagcctgctgggcaaGGACGAGGACAGCTGGGGGCTGTCCTACACGG GCCTGCTGCATCACAAGGGAGACAAAACGAACTTCTCCTCACGCTTCGGGCAGGGCTCCATCATCGGGGTGCACCTGGACACGTGGCACGGGACCCTCACCTTCTTCAAGAACCGCAAGTGCATCG GAGTTGCAGCCACGAAGCTGCAGAACAAGAAGTTCTACCCCATGGTGTGCTCCACAGCGGCCAAGAGCAGCATGAAGGTCATTCGCTCCTGCGCCAGCTGCACCTCCCTCCAGTACCTCTGCTGCTTCCGCCTGCgccagctgctgcccaactACGTGGACACGCTGGaggtgctgcctctgccaccgGGACTCAAGCAGGTGCTCCATAACAAACTGGGGTGGGTCTTGAGCATGAACTATAGCATCTCGAAgccttcctcatcctcctcctcatcagGAAGCGACTCGGATAGCTCGGATGCAGAGGCCTGCCAAAGGAAGAGGTGCAGGAGGATATAG
- the SPSB3 gene encoding SPRY domain-containing SOCS box protein 3 isoform X2, translating into MARRARSSRAWHFVLSGVRREADSRAGTLAQRGWGYDSDGQHSDSDSEAELSSLSPSIPSAIPVTGESYCNCESQSQAPYCAGLHALHRLKDCRCGEEDEDFDWVWDDLNKSTATQLSCDNRKVNFHMEYSCGTAAIRGTKELAEGQHFWEIKMTSPVYGTDMMVGIGTSDVNLDKYRHTFCSLLGKDEDSWGLSYTGLLHHKGDKTNFSSRFGQGSIIGVHLDTWHGTLTFFKNRKCIGVAATKLQNKKFYPMVCSTAAKSSMKVIRSCASCTSLQYLCCFRLRQLLPNYVDTLEVLPLPPGLKQVLHNKLGWVLSMNYSISKPSSSSSSSGSDSDSSDAEACQRKRCRRI; encoded by the exons atggcacGGCGTGcccgcagcagcagagcctggcactttgTGCTCAGCGGGGTGCGGCGTGAGGCCGACAGCCGGGCGGGCACCTTGGCACAGCGCGGCTGGGGCTATGACTCCGACGGGCAG cacagtgACTCGGACTCGGAGGCGGAGCTGTCCTCGCTGTCGCCCTCCATCCCCAGCGCCATCCCTGTCACCGGCGAGTCTTACTGCAACTGCGAGAGCCAGAGCCAGGCGCCCTACTGCGCCGGCCTGCACGCCCTGCACCGCCTCAAGGACTGCCGCTGTGGCGAGGAGGACGAGG ATTTTGACTGGGTGTGGGACGACCTGAACAAGTCCACGGCCACGCAGCTGAGCTGTGACAATCGCAAGGTGAACTTCCACATGGAGTACAGCTGCGGCACTGCCGCCATCCGCGGCACCAAGGAGCTGGCCGAGGGGCAGCACTTCTGGGAGATCAAGATGACCTCTCCAGTCTATGGCACAGACATG ATGGTGGGAATTGGGACGTCGGATGTGAACCTGGACAAGTACCGGCacaccttctgcagcctgctgggcaaGGACGAGGACAGCTGGGGGCTGTCCTACACGG GCCTGCTGCATCACAAGGGAGACAAAACGAACTTCTCCTCACGCTTCGGGCAGGGCTCCATCATCGGGGTGCACCTGGACACGTGGCACGGGACCCTCACCTTCTTCAAGAACCGCAAGTGCATCG GAGTTGCAGCCACGAAGCTGCAGAACAAGAAGTTCTACCCCATGGTGTGCTCCACAGCGGCCAAGAGCAGCATGAAGGTCATTCGCTCCTGCGCCAGCTGCACCTCCCTCCAGTACCTCTGCTGCTTCCGCCTGCgccagctgctgcccaactACGTGGACACGCTGGaggtgctgcctctgccaccgGGACTCAAGCAGGTGCTCCATAACAAACTGGGGTGGGTCTTGAGCATGAACTATAGCATCTCGAAgccttcctcatcctcctcctcatcagGAAGCGACTCGGATAGCTCGGATGCAGAGGCCTGCCAAAGGAAGAGGTGCAGGAGGATATAG
- the NME3 gene encoding nucleoside diphosphate kinase 3, translating into MICLVLGLFAGLLQSAYSGVTERTFVAIKPDGVQRHLVGEIIRRFERKGLQLVGLKLLQASEELLKEHYIALRDRPFYSRLVKYMSSGPVVAMVWQGLDVVKTVRMMIGETNPAESRPGTIRGDFCVEVSKNVIHGSDSVESAQQEISLWFHPEELTCWQDTAEHWIYA; encoded by the exons ATgatctgcctggtgctgggcctcTTCGCCGGCCTCCTCCAGAGCG CCTACAGCGGGGTCACCGAACGCACCTTCGTGGCCATCAAGCCGGATGGGGTCCAGCGGCACCTGGTCGGGGAGATCATCCGCCGGTTCGAGAGGAAGGGCCTGCAGCTGGTGGGGCTGAAGCTCCTGCAG gcctcagaggagctgctgaaggagcacTACATCGCCCTGCGGGACAGGCCCTTCTACAGCCGCCTGGTCAAGTACATGAGCTCAGGGCCTGTGGTGGCCATG GTCTGGCAGGGCCTGGATGTGGTCAAGACAGTTCGCATGATGATTGGGGAGACCAACCCAGCTGAATCCAGGCCTGGCACCATCCGAGGAGACTTCTGTGTGGAAGTCAGCAA GAACGTCATCCACGGCAGTGACTCGGTGGAGAGTGCTCAGCAGGAGATCTCCCTCTGGTTCCACCCAGAGGAGCTAACCTGCTGGCAGGACACAGCTGAGCACTGGATCTATGCTTAA